Proteins found in one Lates calcarifer isolate ASB-BC8 linkage group LG8, TLL_Latcal_v3, whole genome shotgun sequence genomic segment:
- the atoh1b gene encoding protein atonal homolog 1b translates to MTAKAELPGWPEYPEDFTLLQQRNLAHISSKSWISSNSIRAFSRRDAHGAPDAGVSLDKHVPTGKLPECVSAAGIAEAHCEKSAEGGKTSHFGPQRHRRVAANARERRRMHGLNKAFDELRSVIPSLENEKKLSKYDTLQMAQIYITELSELLAGVVQSECMAPRPGSADKTSRRSLIHSLRPAASEQDLIILGPTSDLGSNKSTASSHSSDGESSHLSDMEESQHGRQ, encoded by the coding sequence ATGACTGCAAAAGCAGAGCTTCCAGGCTGGCCGGAGTACCCGGAGGATttcactctgctgcagcagcgCAACCTGGCCCACATCAGCTCCAAAAGTTGGATTTCTTCAAATTCCATCCGCGCGTTCTCGAGGAGGGACGCGCACGGAGCTCCAGACGCGGGCGTCTCACTGGACAAGCACGTGCCAACGGGTAAACTGCCCGAGTGCGTGTCGGCTGCAGGCATCGCTGAGGCACACTGTGAGAAGTCAGCGGAGGGAGGCAAGACGAGCCACTTTGGCCCCCAGAGACACCGGCGCGTCGCAGCCAACgccagggagaggaggaggatgcacGGTCTGAACAAGGCGTTTGACGAGCTGAGGAGCGTCATCCCCTCCCTGGAAAACGAGAAGAAGCTGTCCAAGTACGACACCCTCCAAATGGCTCAGATCTACATCACCGAGCTGTCGGAGCTCCTGGCCGGCGTGGTTCAGTCGGAGTGCATGGCTCCCCGTCCAGGCTCAGCGGACAAGACCTCCAGGAGGAGCCTCATTCACTCCCTGAGGCCTGCAGCCAGCGAGCAGGACCTTATCATACTCGGACCTACATCTGACCTGGGGTCAAATAAATCCACAGCCTCTTCCCACAGCAGTGATGGGGAATCATCGCATCTCAGTGACATGGAGGAAAGTCAGCATGGGAGACAGTAA
- the dok3 gene encoding docking protein 3, whose product MDVIYKEGMLYLQGVKFGKRTWRKIWMMLYKPSSTGVGRLELYTVLDAITDQRKAGRQKTPERKVVRLSDCLSITPAPKESCPQGCTAFYLNTTQCTYTLASSASQDWLSALCLLAFQKDPGGLDKGSLERGNGLTMEDNDLYSSWKTDLTLPPNQYKVTVQSTEASRRCKLAGEYVVSPEEDAVILLACNTGHIIYSWPYRLLRKFGQVEGGFSIEAGRRCQSGEGVFIFLSRHGSQIFQTISEQCSVERNSSVQPPSINRRSFCDQSPINLPITTSRSAAPPVCNPAYISADTEDESANHYSTINDASVLNLKQLSLVKPYLSNSKEAVGEEGDDEDENERCHSLEALSLDDDMDDGIYYNLRRSTPPLIRKDHFKPVRDDSECIYADVKVVDSPAKSQLQPFSSPLHQPGPPPPPCAFPQPVPPPPPCALPQPAPQPPPCALPQPAPQPPPCDPLQFIPPPPPGPPPQPVPYAPPKPRYQRQPPVSNFIQPGFGAQAQAMDDMREMEEAMGSSSRVTPTEAPGSFKHRLAEIISKDLAKFQPPLPSGAGSATD is encoded by the exons ATGGATGTCATCTACAAAGAGGGAATGCTGTATCTTCAGGGAGTCAAGTTTGGAAAG AGAACATGGCGGAAAATATGGATGATGCTCTACAAACCCAGTTCCACAGGAGTCGGCCGGTTGGAGCTCTACACCGTACTTGATGCTATTACTGACCAGAGGAAGGCCGGTCGGCAGAAAACACCAGAGAGAAAAGTGGTGCGTCTAAGTGACTGTCTCAGTATCACCCCTGCTCCAAAGGAGTCTTGCCCCCAGGGGTGTACAGCCTTCTACTTAAACACCACACAGTGCACCTACACTCTGGCCTCCTCAGCAAGCCAGGACTGGCTAAGCGCCCTCTGTCTTCTAGCCTTCCAG AAGGATCCTGGAGGATTAGACAAAGGGAGTTTGGAGAGAGGAAATGGCTTGACCATGGAGGACAATGACCTTTACTCATCTTGGAAAACTG ATCTGACCCTCCCTCCAAACCAGTACAAAGTGACAGTGCAGAGCACAGAGGCATCCAGGAGGTGCAAGCTGGCTGGGGAGTATGTGGTCTCCCCAGAGGAAGACGCTGTGATACTGCTGGCCTGCAATACTGGTCACATCATCTATAGCTGGCCATACAGACTCTTGCGCAAATTTGGACAGGTTGAG GGGGGATTCAGTATTGAAGCAGGCCGTCGCTGTCAGTCAGGAGAAGGAGTGTTCATCTTCCTGTCCAGGCACGGCTCCCAGATCTTCCAGACTATATCGGAGCAGTGCTCTGTGGAGAGGAACTCCTCTGTCCAGCCGCCCAGCATCAACAGAAGATCATTCTGTGACCAGTCTCCCATTAACCTCCCAATCACGACCAGTcgctctgctgctcctcctgtctGCAACCCTGCATATATTTCTGCTGACACGGAAGATGAGTCTGCCAACCACTACTCTACTATTAATGATGCCTCTGTGCTAAATTTAAAGCAGCTATCTTTAGTTAAACCTTACCTTTCTAACAGCAAGGAGGCtgtgggagaggagggtgaCGATGAGGATGAGAATGAAAGGTGTCATTCTCTGGAGGCTCTAAGCCTGGATGATGACATGGACGATGGCATTTATTACAACTTGAGGAGATCCACTCCTCCTCTGATCAGAAAAGATCACTTCAAGCCTGTGAGAGACGATTCGGAGTGCATCTACGCGGATGTGAAAGTAGTCGATTCTCCCGCAAAGTCCCAGCTGCAGCCTTTCTCCTCACCCCTCCATCAGCCTGgtcccccacctcctccctgcGCCTTCCCCCAGCCCGTTCCCCCGCCTCCACCGTGTGCCCTTCCCCAACCCGCTCCCCAACCTCCTCCCTGCGCCCTTCCCCAACCTGCTCCCCAGCCTCCTCCCTGCGACCCTCTCCAGTTCATTCCCCCGCCACCCCCCGGCCCACCTCCCCAGCCTGTCCCCTATGCCCCACCCAAGCCCAGATACCAGCGTCAGCCCCCCGTGAGTAACTTCATTCAGCCGGGGTTTGGCGCTCAGGCGCAGGCAATGGATGACatgagggagatggaggaggcCATGGGCTCCTCTTCCCGTGTCACCCCCACAGAGGCCCCCGGCAGTTTTAAACACAGGCTGGCAGAAATCATTTCTAAGGACCTGGCAAAGTTCCAGCCACCTCTTCCCTCCGGAGCAGGCAGCGCCACAGACTAG
- the LOC108882854 gene encoding probable ATP-dependent RNA helicase DDX41: METENRPKKRIHGEDEQSGSEGSEDDDYVPYVPVKIRKQQMLQKMLRLRGKAVDEEQKDSGEEQRDEDEGLGPRSNISLLDQHQHLKEKAEARKESAKEKQLKEEEKILESVAEGRALMSVKEMAKGIIYDDPIKTSWKAPRYILNMPDTRHERVRKKFHILVDGDGIPPPIKSFREMKFPPAILKGLKKKGIVHPTPIQIQGIPTVLSGRDMIGIAFTGSGKTLVFTLPIIMFSLEQEKRLPFFKREGPYGLIICPSRELARQTHGIIEYYCKLLEEEGAPQLRSALCIGGMSVKEQMEVVKHGVHMMVATPGRLMDLLQKKMVSLDICRYLALDEADRMIDMGFEEDIRTIFSYFKGQRQTLLFSATMPKKIQNFAKSALVKPITINVGRAGAASLDVIQEVEYVKEEAKMVYLLECLQKTPPPVLIFAEKKADVDAIHEYLLLKGVEAVAIHGGKDQEERTKAIEAFKEGKKDVLVATDVASKGLDFPAIQHVVNYDMPEEIENYVHRIGRTGRSGKTGIATTFINKGCDESVLMDLKALLVEAKQKVPPVLQVLQTGDETMLDIGGERGCTFCGGLGHRITDCPKLEAMQTKQVTNIGRKDYLAHSSMDF, encoded by the exons agGATCCATGGGGAGGATGAACAGTCGGGCTCAGAAGGATCAGAGGATGATGATTATGTTCCATATGTCCCAgtcaaaataagaaaacagcAAATG CTACAAAAGATGTTACGCCTGCGAGGGAAGGCGGTGGACGAGGAGCAGAAGGACAGcggggaggagcagagggacgAGGATGAGGGTCTTGGCCCACGCTCCAATATCAGTCTCCTCGATCAGCATCAGCACctcaaagaaaaagcagaag CCCGAAAAGAGTCAGCCAAGGAGAAGCagctgaaagaggaggagaagattcTTGAGAGTGTTGCAGAGGGCAGAG CTCTGATGTCCGTGAAGGAAATGGCCAAAGGTATTATTTATGATGATCCAATAAAAACAAG CTGGAAGGCACCGCGCTACATCCTGAATATGCCAGACACCCGACATGAGCGCGTCAGGAAGAAGTTTCACATCCTGGTTGACGGGGACGGTATCCCTCCTCCAATCAAAAGCTTCAGGGAGATGAAGTTTCCACCAG CAATTCTGAAAGGTTTGAAAAAGAAGGGTATTGTGCATCCCACGCCAATTCAAATCCAAGGAATTCCCACAGT TCTGTCAGGTCGGGACATGATTGGCATCGCTTTCACTGGATCAGGAAAGACTTTGGTTTTCACTCTGCCCATCATCATGTTTTCCCTGGAACAGGAAAAAAGGCTGCCTTTTTTTAAGAGAGAGGGACCATATGGACTCATCATCTGTCCTTCA CGAGAGTTGGCGAGGCAGACTCACGGCATCATTGAGTATTACTGcaagctgctggaggaggagggagctcCCCAGCTGCGCTCTGCCCTCTGCATCGGAGGGATGTCTGTCAAGGAGCAGATGGAGGTAGTAAAGCA CGGCGTCCACATGATGGTCGCCACCCCCGGAAGACTGATGGACTTGCTGCAGAAGAAGATGGTGAGTCTGGACATCTGCCGCTACTTGGCTCTGGATGAGGCTGATAGGATGATTGACATGGGCTTTGAGGAGGACATCAGGACCATCTTTTCCTATTTCAAG GGCCAAAGGCAAACCCTGCTTTTCAGTGCCACTATGCCCAAGAAGATCCAGAACTTTGCTAAGAGTGCGCTGGTCAAACCCATCACCATTAATGTGGGCAGGGCCGGGGCTGCCAGCTTGGATGTCATCCAG gaagtGGAATACGTCAAAGAGGAGGCCAAGATGGTGTACCTGTTAGAGTGCCTGCAGAAAACACCACCTCCT GTGCTGATATTTGCTGAGAAGAAAGCGGATGTAGATGCCATCCATGAGTATCTGCTGCTAAAAGGAGTGGAGGCGGTGGCCATTCATGGAGGAAAAG atcaAGAGGAAAGAACTAAAGCGATAGAGGCAtttaaagaaggaaagaaagatgtCTTAGTTGCCACAGACGTTGCTTCCAAAGGTCTGGATTTCCCTGCTATACAGCATGTAGTGAACTATGACATGCCTGAGGAGATAGAAAACTATG TCCACAGAATTGGAAGAACTGGACGATCGGGCAAGACTGGTATCGCCACTACATTCATCAATAAAGGCTGtg ATGAGTCAGTGTTGATGGACCTGAAAGCCCTGCTAGTTGAAGCCAAACAGAAGGTTCCTCCTGTCCTCCAGGTGCTCCAGACAGGAGACGAGACCATGCTGGACATCGGAG GAGAGAGGGGCTGTACGTTCTGCGGTGGTCTCGGCCATCGTATCACAGACTGTCCTAAGTTGGAGGCCATGCAGACCAAGCAGGTCACCAACATCGGGCGGAAAGACTATCTGGCTCATAGCTCTATGGACttctaa